TTATTTTGCTTTCACCAAATACCAAACTTAATTCTTTCTGTCTCCAAACAGGAAATCTTGCCAGCTTCAAGACCTTCCTGCTGAAGGACCCGGACACCGTTTCACACATTGCAGAGCTCCGCCAACGGGTGGAGCTATTTGCAAGGCCCTTCCCCATGCCAGGATTCACTGACCAttgaacataaataaaaagacagggAGCTTTTTATCAGTCACATAATGGCAATATTCTGcacaaaatgtcttttattttaaatgtcttatatTTGCTCATAATGTTTGCATTTATCACTGCCACATTTCTGTGTGGCATCATTTTAACCAAATAATAAGTGTAAGAGTCATATCATACAAGGTCACTGCTCAAAAGACACATTATAATATGATAATATAATCTGACATGTAGCTGCTTTGTTATTAGCGTATAATAAAattttaggtttttttcttttgctaattTGTAATTTAAGGttttatcaataaaatataAGTTTAGTACAATAATCCAAGGACATTTGTGTGTAGTTAATTATTTCGCCCCTTTAATACTAGTATTAAACATGTATTATACATgtttggaaagcctgattattTACCTTTACAATGAGGTATAACTTTTAGCGCATTACCTGATAAGTATAAGAATGGTGGTTCTATGAAATGATGAACTCAGGTAAATGTGGGAGCAGTGCCCTAAAAAAAGCTGTCAAAATCCCCTGAAACTTTTGGCTCTGGATCCAGTACGTCATTCCGATCTGTAAATCAGTTAGGTGCCCGGTGCTAGCCAAACATCTGTTTCTGGCACACACCTGGACGCATTTAAATCTCAAGCAAATAGTGAATGCTGACAGGGGATTTTGGTACATGTTGTGGGGGCCATTACGTTATATTTATAAATGCTAATAGCAAATACCTTAATCCCCCATAGAAGTAAAATGatcatattttttcatttgtatcaaCAGGTTTTGTTATATGATCATCATGTTTAAAGATGATTTGCTTTGCACAGATTAGATTGATAACGGAAATAATTCTCATAAAGATGGAACTAAATAAGAAGTGCCAATGCAACACTGTATTTCAACATTAATTTTCCCTTAAATAAAGAGGACAGCTGTTTCTTACCCAAagatgaaaaatactttttggtAATTTTAGCAGTCAttcaataaacctttttttcttaaagcccTCAGCAATGTCAGGTTTCATCCCACAGCCCAAGACACTCACAGCAGTTATGTTTGGAATTAAACTCAGGGTCCCTTTAGTTTCTCAAAGCCTCAAATGCACCATGACAACATGGTTTAACAGCACACTCATTTTCACTCTGTACTTTTAGGATTTATGCCTTGTGTGCCACATAACAGCAGCTTTGATTTTTCATAGTCATATTTCAAGAAGAATAGGAAATTAAACACAACATATTttcaaaactgaaaatgtttataTGTGGCATGAATACCTGCTGCCATATCGCAGATGTGATGAGGATCATTTACGTTTGCAGTTAAATGAGGGAGGAGCCCCTGCAGATTTTCTAAACACCGATACatttgaagctgctggaatTTCCTCCAGCCATTTCCTCTCAGTGTCAACTTTAGGGAACagttgagaaaaagaaaataacagcttATCCCTCGACAGTGACAGAGTTTTGACAGGAAGACAGTTAGACCCAGGGATAGAAGCACTAAACAAGTTTTGATGTATCTGCTTCATATGGTTTATACAGTACTTTAAACACtggatttattcagttttatttcttgcagTTACTGTCAGCCAGCCTTTTATATTACTGTATAAAGAATATCTTCACAATTAattgcaaataaacaaattaagtaAAATCATTCTTAATAAATATCAAAGTAAGCATTATAGTTGTATCCGTAGTTGctgtaaaacagtaaatgcttGAATAATATGAAACAAAATGCGCTATATATTTCTCATTCGATTGAGCTACTCTTGTTATTAGCAAATAAACACAAGAGGTTGATGTAATGGTAATCTATATTTCAGTGAGCCTCTTCATGTCAACCCAAATTACAATAAACAGATATTATAGGCCATAGGTTACATGAGAAGATGAGCATCTTATGACACAGTCCTGCACTGTCTTCAGTAaacttctgtttatttaaacacGTCCTCTCCCACTGTTCTTCAGACTGCTGCAGTGAAACCTTCCCAGAAACATGAAAAGATCTAGCCTCTTCTGTCACTGTCTGTGACGAAACTTTGTGGTTATCGCTTTTCGATGTCTTTATTCATGATTCAGAGAAAAGATTTCCCTCTATGCGACAGAGTGCTTCACAAAGCAGCTATAAATGAGCCTGGAACAGCAAGCGCTGCACATTGGAGCACCAAATATTAATTTCACATAAGAACTGACTGGACTTTTGTTTTCAGGcgtcttttgtttttgctcagcATTTTGCTCTGTTCTCACATCAGTTTATCAGATGATGAGTATTGCTTCTGTTCCTGCCAGAGGAATGTGTCCCCTCTATAGAGACGAGGCAGCTGAATCCCAGGTCAGAGGACAGGAACACTGTCgtcagaaaacacacactgacagagACACAGGAAGCATCACAATACAAATAATGACTAATCTGCTTCATCTCTGTGAGACTTTCTCATGACCTGACAACTCTTCTGTGTGTGATATTTAAGGCTTTTTAAACTCCTTGAGGAAAACTATTTGACCCCTTTGGGTCACTGGACAACTCACTGCCACAGCAACCCTTGCAGTCCAGAAGGATTTATATAATTTTGCTAATgcacaaagcaaaaataaatgtttgtggcCATAATCTCTTAACAATCTATTAACAGATATGTTaagaaatattataaaaaatattaacaaatattctgttaataaatatttgacAACATACTGATTTTTATAGAATGCacactaaataaagaaaagaaactgcagcAAAGTATGTTTTTTCTTAGTGAACTGTATAATTTGAGATTAGATAGCTGCATTCTGCATGTTGTTTAAGGCTCTCCTGAAAAGAGTTCTGTCTTTTGGTCTCAGCTGTACTTTTGGAAACATGAATGTTtaagattagaaaaaaatgcaacaaaccCGTGATGAATGTAGCTGGTGGAATCATCTGAATTGATCAGGCATCTGCTGCTCATCTGAATAATGAGCTAATGTAATGTGACCTAATTCATTCTCCCTTTCTAATTATTGTGAGAAACGACTGAATGGCAGAATTCTGCAGCAGGTGATTAAAACAGTGAGGAGTCCTATGTGTCTGCAGCAAACAGTTCAAACAACAACTGACCTGAAATACATAGCACCATGATCAATTCCCAGcagttttacttttaactgGATTGTAGATtactttgttctatttttttttatcttgtttttaccCATATTTATTCActgttcttttttatgttatgtgtAGTGTTCTTTCTGCGACACTATATGTTGTGAGATGTGCAATAATCACATGAATTTCCCTAggtgggataaaaaaaaacattttactttgacCTTGACCTTGAATGatttcaaaaataaatgtatggactgtgtttttgtttttttgttttgtttctctctctctctctctctctctctctctctctctctctctctctctctctctctctctctctctctctctctctctctctgtgtctgtgtgtgtgtgtgtgtgtttaaggcAGGGAATAAAAGCAGGGATAAGTTATGTCTATAATTCATTGATGCAGACACAAATAGTTTCCTAATTTAACAACAAACAGATTATTATCTCATAAAAAAAGATGGTAAGATCACTTTGTGTCTGATGTTTCTAGGAAATCAGTGTAAACCATTACAATATACTCTAAATATTGGAAAAATTATTTTCGGTGTGGTGTGTCCTCAGGTTTTACAAATAGTATTCTGCTGTCAGATATCAACACCACCCTGTTGAGACTCCTGTCACTACTGATCCTGACCAAATACACTGGGCTGCTCTCACATGTCATGTGCAACACAACCTCTGgtacacacacatggaaactgtAGCTGTACTGAATAAGCATCAGCTAATCAGGTTGCAAAGTGACAGCTGCACTGCCAACAGATGGGTCTGCTCAATCAGTCACTGTATGGAAAAAGATCTGTATCTGACTCTCTTTCATGCAGGTGGCTGAGAAAAGTCACGTCTTATGCATGTTtgtggtaaagaaaaaaagaagaaaaacaacaactaaaaaaaaaaaaaaaacgaaaaaaaaacagcctcctTAGGCATGAATCAAAAggtttgttattattattattattattgagagATTCCAGTCTAGTTAATGCACCTCAGGATTTTCCATAACTGACAATGTAAATGTAGAATTTAGTGGCAGTTAAACTTATAGTCTGTATCAGTTatggaaaacatgaaatcttttgcagaataattttatttttcagtgtatTGTGTtacaaatgtttcattttacaaaatacTCATAAACTTTAACACATTAGGGAGATTTAAGCTACACTAGACAATATTGGGCTCCGTGTAACAGCATGTCTTATTGATTAAGCTCTTTAGATACATATTAGATATCCTAAACACTTAACCACAACTAAACACATGCTTATGAACATTTTAGATatattgatgtgtttgtttCTAGCTTTCTTACTGTCAGGATGCACAACTAAGTGAGCATCTCTCATAAAGAAGTATTTGAGCATGTAAAAATGCTGCTTTGTCCACTATGTTTACATGACCGGGTCAGTCACATTAACCAAATAAATAGCAGCTTTTTGCAAAATCATACAGGCTTAGatacaataaaatcacatcCCGATCTGGGGTACATTTCACCAACCACCTGCATTGTTGAGGTCAAGGGGGACAGACAAAGTGAATCTGACCCCATATGAGGATCTTCTTGGATTTCAATTCATTCTGGTTTGTGAGATTTAAAAGTCAGGTCCCTCCTTCTTCAGGTTTTTATAGTCTGTGGTGATGGCCACAAACTGtggaagaagcagaaaaacatcaaatttaatAGATGCTTAATGctgcaaagaaattatttacagGACAGTTTTCACATGTCAGATACAAACTACAACTTGTATGTGTGTTATATTACCTTATACTGGTACGTTGGGTCCAGTTTATTCCAAGGCTCAGGGTCACTGGTCTTGTTCCAGCTAAATACACCAACAGATATACAGAATTGAGGCGTGTTAGTCCCCGAAGAATCTGATATCAAACTCAGCAGATTGTCAGACTGTTGCACTTTCAACTTTTCCATCAACCTTGTGAATAGTTgcaaaaacatgattaaatgcAGATGGGGAAGACATTACAATACCTTGTGTTTGTTAGCTATATCTACTGTTACTGAAATTTAATAACTGCTCAGTTTATGTagcagcaggaggagaagaagcCCAAACAAGAGGTTTAAGTGGGACATAGAATAAATATGATCTCTACTTTTTATCAAAACACAAACTATCTCCATGCTACGTGTCTTTCAATATACACAAGCTGCTtttcaagattaaattaaaacatacaaagCAAAAAAGTTTCGAGGGGAACTTGAGCTGCATTCAAGATGGATACTTGATACAGAGGCTCTGCACAACTGTGCACAAACTTTACTAAAAACTTGGTAGAAGTTTGCCAACCAACTTGAAATCATGTCAAAAACAATTACGACTAAGGATTGCGATAATTTCATGTGAAAAAGGTGTTCTCAGAAGTCAGGTGAAAAAGGCAAACAATGCAACGGGTCTGGCGGAGCTAACTGCGGTGTTAGCTGAACTAAAGGAGCTTTGATTTGAGTTTGGTTCAAAAGTGGACAATATAGATAACCGTCTGGGTAAAGTGGCAAGCTTAGTCATCACTTTGGAAAACAGCTTTGCAGCAGTGAAGCACAACGTGGCCACAAATACCACACGGAAGAGGTGGAGGGTCGGGAAATGTGTACCGCATAAAGAATACACTGAAGCCTAGCACCTCCAAAACTGACCCAACACAGTGATTCTGGTTCATAATGATCAGAATAGCTTTGTACAAAAACATCAGAGAATTCACAACATAAGAGGAGTCCTCAATTTCACCCATGAAAAATTTGATGCCAAAGACAATAATATCTTTAGACGCTCAACAAGCATTTAATAGAACGGTCATACTTATTCATTGTTTCATCTAGATTTGGCCTGACTTTTCTTAAATGGATTAAAATTTTGTACACAAGCCCAATGGCATGTATCTCAATAAATACTATGGTCATTCTAGATCAACTCACCAGATGTGCCCCCTTTCACCAATGTTGTTCATATTGGCCATCGAACCCTCGGCTATGACAGTTAGATCACATTAAGGCATATCGGGAATGCACTTGGGACAAATTGAACACAGGCAATCGTTGTATGCTGAAGATGTGATTCTCTTCTAAAACAGACTTGTAACTATACTAATTTAATGCAGCAGATCAAAACATTTGGACAATTTTCTGGCTATATTATAAACAATTTCCAAATCATCAGTAGTCCTTTTAAAttaagaagaaagagaaagtccTGCAATAAAGAACCCTTGTAATATTTCAAAGGGAGGATTCACTTATCTTGGTGTCAAAATTACTCCAGGAATCAAAACAGCTGTGTCAGTGAATTACCCCAAGTTACACCAAAATGGTTTACAAGTAACGTGTTACACATACAAGTACCCAAAGTTACACACAGATTAGTTTACAGTTTACATATATTACACACGCACAATCATACTGAGTTGATTTTCTCTCCATATCAAACACCCACTGTCATACTAATGAGCGGTTTTTGTGTGCAAGGTACATTGCTTGATTCTTCATACAGTGAAATCCTGAACAGCAGCTCAGCATGGCAACTAAAAGCAGGTTATCACCTCATGCATCATTGTTATTGCATTTTATCAAAGGCAAGAGTGAAAATTTAACATCCTTACGTAACATGGGGTCCTCTGGCCAACCGGATAAGATATAAGGACGCTCCACCCATTCCTAGGCAGATAAAGAAGAACTGGGGGATGAGCTGAAAAGAGAAATAGATAACTAAATAATCGGACTTTTGTTATTGTGCAAAAGTGTTTCTTCATTttgccaaaaataaaaaaggttctTTGTCCAGTTTTCTGAAATGTGTTAGCCCTTGAGTTTGGTACTTTTTGAATGATCATAGGTTACATTTAAGTGGCttcaaacaaacaatcaaagaaTATTCCTCTGAATATGGTCATGAATAAGGACTGGGctgaaaataagtgaaaaaagcaccaataaacaaaaaaaaaaaaaaaaaaaaacttggaacaCCTTCAGAAACCTGCAAACTGTTGCCCAAGGCTACTTTTGATTACAATGACTTCTAAGTAAAGTACAAAGAATTAAGAAGCAGCTTTTGAGAAGACTTCTGTACAGGACTGCATTTTAATGCTGGGGTCTCTGAAACACAGCTGGtatgcagtttttatttgataatataaaattagatttgattTTGTAAAGAAGCGTAGGGCTGCCATCCTAATAACAAGAAATGCCGaccatatcacgttataacgagaaAGTTCTAATGCAAAAATGTGAAACTTATTACGTTATAACGTGGACTATAAACCATATTCGTCTTTGAATGAAGAAACTGTGCATGCAATTGATCAGAGAAATGTGTCGTTTACCAAATGGTATTAAGCTAAACTTAGGAGCCACACGGTTTGGACATTTTAACAAACTCATAACAACTATCTGTTTAGAAAGTTAGTCAGAAATGGGACAGTTATTCAAATGACCTTGATGCCTAAATTAGATGCCCGTTCTCTTTTAGAGTTGAAGAGTAGTGGTCACCTAGCCATCCAAATGGCCTCCAAAGCCTGAGTAGATGGCCTCTACTCATTGATGCAGGGGTATCTTACCTCAGAAAACTGAATGGGTAGGACCACGTAGTAGCACCAAGGGGATAAAATGGGAATAGACCATAAAGCTGAACTGTAATCAATAAactctaaaaataattttacactTTGCTTAATCTTTGCATGTGGTAGACTACAGTGTAACTCACTCACAAGTGCTCCAACTCTTTGTCCTTGTTCGCTTGATAAAGACTTGCTGTGTTTATAACAGTCATAGTTCACCAACAgtgcataaaaaagaaagaaaaatatacctAAAAAATATCTGTCTGAAAAGTTATGTCTGCATGGTATGTTAAACAGGTCTTATCAGCCTCAGTGGcagtaaataagaaaaacacattcTCAAATTTAAAGGCAGGTACAgcatttttaaagaagtaaaagaagTTATCAAACTCATTTAGCTACAAGAAAATACTGTGAATAATTCATTagccataaaaacaacaacatcaagaGAATACTGTAGCTAGTCATTAAAACCAGCTTTTTAATGCCTTTGAATTATTTTCTCCACCTGGTGTACCAGATAATCAGGACGTTGTTCAGCCCTTTACAGTTTAAAGCTTCTGTAAGTAACTCAATCTGGGCAGCCGCCCAACAGCAGCTCTGAGGATTAATTAGTGTCCCGCTTGTTTTCTACTACCGCTCACCATCCAGTTGAACCTGCTGACACGCAGTACTGTGGCAACAGGAGCAGAAAGGCCATTCGTTTAAAGAAAAGATTCTCAGGTACTGAAGCACTTCATGGTTGCTACTTCTAAATAACATTTTAGAAGAAAAGATTGTAATTTGACTCAAATAATctgacagtttttttctgtttatcttgTATCAATattcaacattatttatttatttattaaaaatatatattatggGAATTAACATTTCTAATAACTGGGGTTTTTAAGAGAAATTCACATTGagtgttttttctaaaatgtttaaattattaaattaaaaatagaaagtttaacaaaaacccaaacattagtaagaaaaaatgttttcatttccatCTTTGTGAGCCATATCTTATGGATTTAACTACATGCATCTTCACAAATCGATGGTCTGTTTCCCTGAATTGTTAGCTTCTTTCTTGTTGATGCAGCCAAGCAAAACCATCATTAGATATCACCAATTAAtcatcaaaataaatgtttataattATAGAAAACTATATACTAAAAAAACAGCCTTGATTATGGAAATCTCATTCTTTGCTAAGCCATTTTTACAGACTGTTCTTTTGGTTTGggattatttgattattttcctGTGGGAAATGTTCTCTTTTGTTAATCTTTTGAGACCAGTAATCATCTTGTCATTCTGTATTTAGATATACACTTCCagccaaaagtttggacacgctttttcattaaatccaatgggaaaatgtgtccaaacttttgactggtagtgtataaaCTTGCAATTATAATGTTGCCAAAATGTCATCTTCCCTCTTGTATTTCAATACAATACACCCCAAAATGCAAGTGTATGGTCATGCTGAACTCCATGTAATCTGGACATTATAATTATATTTCATCAGACAAAAACATGCACTGCCCAAATTCCtcaatttcaattttttttgtgTAGAATTCTTAGTAATTCTGAATTAATTTGACTTATTTCCTGGTTCCTGAAGGCACTTATCTTCACATCAAGAAGCTTTCTCTGTTATATAGTAACTGTCACACACATTCAACCTTTTGTCAGGTCATTGGCACCTTAAGGATCATGGAGGTCATGTGCCTTTTTTGACACACAAAGCCATCCCTTAAGTAGATAAGAATGAAAATGCAGATAATAAAAGTGAGTGGGACTGTACTGCATGCTGCTGATAGCTGCTGCAGGACACAGCCCATGTTTAGTGATGGTTTGTCCAGATAGAGACAGATGGCTTTCTTCCCTCTTCTCTCATAATATTTGTGATCTCTTTCCAGAATCTAGACAGACCACAGCTGGTGACACTGCAGCCAATTTCTACAGAGTAGAAAATGGGAATTCTCAAGAGTCCTTCTCCATCAAAATGATAAAGTACACTGTTAAAGGCATGAATGTGCACATATAGTACTGGACAATGATACTAAATGAGGTTTTAATATCTCTTTCTAGGAAGTTTCACCACCAGATGCATGTAGATTCATGTCATTTCAAAATCTCACATGATGGCCTTGTGTGTAAATGACCCATATGTGGTCTAAGCAGTCATAATGGCCCCACAAGGTGTTTAAAGCATGACTATGTTCCAGTCATAGTGATGAAAAAACCATTTGGATGAAAGGTGAAATGCTTATTTAAGAAACTAACAGGAGTCCATTTGCTTTTTGAGGACTCTTCAGACTTTTTCACTTACCCTTTAAAAAGTATGTTGATAGTTATTGTGAGCATGAgtctatttctattttttaacacattgtcTTTATGTGACTTTCTTCACTCTACCTGAGCCATCACTGAATCATCACATCCACACTTAATCTTTGTCATGTCAGAAGCATTCAACCATTTGTTTTTgcctgtttgtttatttttttatttaaggaaagtcttaaatcttttttttctttt
This region of Melanotaenia boesemani isolate fMelBoe1 chromosome 13, fMelBoe1.pri, whole genome shotgun sequence genomic DNA includes:
- the LOC121651053 gene encoding NADH dehydrogenase [ubiquinone] 1 alpha subcomplex subunit 4-like 2, with translation MFRTAVEHAKKHPGLIPQFFFICLGMGGASLYLIRLARGPHVTWNKTSDPEPWNKLDPTYQYKFVAITTDYKNLKKEGPDF